TATTCCGGCACGCCGCGCACGCCGTTCTTCCGCTATCCGGGCTTCGGCGATTCCGACGAATTGAACAACGGGCTGGCGGCGCGCGGCATCGGCGTGTTCGGCTGCGATTTCTGGATCAGCGACTGGAACGAGATGACCGTGGAGGCCCAGCTGGATCTGGCGCTGCGCCGGCTCGAACGGACCGGCTCCGGCATCATCCTGATGCACGACACCCGGCAGCAGACCGCGGCCATGCTGCCGGCCTTCCTGCGCGAACTGAAGCAGCGCGACTTCAAGGTCGTGCACATGCAGCCGGCGTGACGACCAGGGCGGCCCAAAAACAAACGGCGCCCTGGATGGTGTCCAGGGCGCCGTCCGGAGACCGAAGTCTCGGATTTGGTGCGGTCGAGAGGACTCGAACCTCCACTCGGTTAAGAACTACCACCTCAAGGTAGCGCGTCTACCAGTTCCGCCACGACCGCATTCGCCAGGCAAGCCCGGCGAGAGCGGCTGTCTAGCAGAGCGATTCACCGGCCGCAAGGCTTGTCCGCGCTCTTCTCACAGCCGTCACTCGAACTCCATGATCACGGCGTCCACCGCCAGGCTGTCGCCGGGCTTGGCCGCGATCGACTTGACCTTGCCGTCGCGCTCGGCGCGCAGCACGTTTTCCATCTTCATCGCCTCGACCACGCAGAGCGCCTCGCCCGCCTTGACCTCCTGGCCGACCACCACCGCGATCGACTTGACCAGGCCGGGCATCGGGCAGAGCAGCTTCTTGCCCGTATCGGCGGCGACCTTGACCGGCATCAGCGCGGCAAGCTCGGCCTCGCGGCGGGTATAGACATAGGCGCGGGTGGCGATGCCGCGATAGGCGAGCAGGAGGCCGTTCGGGATGGCGCGGACCAGCACGTTGACCGGCTTGCCGTCGACCGTGCCCGAGAACACCGGCTGGCCCGGCGCCCAGGCCGAGGCAATGGTGTGGCTCGCGGTCTCGCGGCCGCCGGCGCCCTCGAAGAAGCGCACGGCGATGTTCTCGCCGTCATCCAGCACCTGCACGTCGTAGCGGCTCTCGCCCATGGTGACGACGCGGTCGCGGTCGAACGACACCCGGTGGCCCTGGCGCATCTGGCCGGAGATCTTGCGTTTGCGCGCGTTCAGCATGTGATCGATGAAGGCGGCGACCGCGGCCATGGCCTCGGCCGGCTCGCCGACCGGCTGGCGCGGCGCGAAACCTTCCGGATATTCCTCGGCGATGAAGCCGGTCGACAATTCGCCGGAGCGCCAGCGCGGATGCTGCATCAGCGCCGACAGGAACGGGATATTGTGCTGGATGCCGTCAATGGCGAAGGCGTCCAGCGCATCGGCCTGGGCCTCGATCGCCACCTCGCGGGTCGGCGCCCAGGTCACCAGCTTGGCGATCATCGGATCGTAATAGAGCGATATCTCGCCGCCCTCGGTGACGCCGGTGTCGTTGCGCAGCACCGCCGCGCCCACCTTGCCTTCGGCCGGCGGACGGTAGGTCACCAGGCGGCCGATCGAGGGCAGGAAATTGCGATAGGGATCCTCGGCATAGATGCGGCTTTCGACCGCCCAGCCGTTGAGCTTCACGTCGCTCTGCTGGATCGTGAGCTTTTCGCCATAGGCGACTTTGATCATCTGCTCGACCAGGTCGATGCCGGTGACCATTTCGGTGACCGGATGCTCGACCTGCAGGCGGGTGTTCATTTCGAGGAAATAGAACGACCGGTCCTGGCCGGCGACGAATTCCACCGTGCCGGCGGAATCATATTGCACCGCCTTGGCGAGAGCCACCGCCTGCTCGCCCATGGCGCGCCGGGTCTTCTCATCGAGCAGCGGCGACGGCGCCTCCTCGATGACCTTCTGGTTGCGCCGCTGGATCGAGCATTCGCGCTCGCCGAGATAGATGACGTTGCCGTGCTTGTCGCCCAGCACCTGGATCTCGATATGGCGCGGGTTGACGATGAATTTCTCGACGAACAC
This portion of the Phreatobacter stygius genome encodes:
- a CDS encoding acetyl-CoA carboxylase biotin carboxylase subunit; protein product: MFKKILIANRGEIACRVIKTARKMGIQTVAVYSDADKDAVHVEMADEAVHIGPPTASESYLVIDKIIAACKQTGAEAVHPGYGFLSEREAFALALKDNGIVFIGPNPHAIAAMGDKIESKKAAAAAKVSTVPGFLGVIEDEVHAVKISDEIGYPVMIKASAGGGGKGMRIAHSAGEVAEGFRLAKSEAKSSFGDDRVFVEKFIVNPRHIEIQVLGDKHGNVIYLGERECSIQRRNQKVIEEAPSPLLDEKTRRAMGEQAVALAKAVQYDSAGTVEFVAGQDRSFYFLEMNTRLQVEHPVTEMVTGIDLVEQMIKVAYGEKLTIQQSDVKLNGWAVESRIYAEDPYRNFLPSIGRLVTYRPPAEGKVGAAVLRNDTGVTEGGEISLYYDPMIAKLVTWAPTREVAIEAQADALDAFAIDGIQHNIPFLSALMQHPRWRSGELSTGFIAEEYPEGFAPRQPVGEPAEAMAAVAAFIDHMLNARKRKISGQMRQGHRVSFDRDRVVTMGESRYDVQVLDDGENIAVRFFEGAGGRETASHTIASAWAPGQPVFSGTVDGKPVNVLVRAIPNGLLLAYRGIATRAYVYTRREAELAALMPVKVAADTGKKLLCPMPGLVKSIAVVVGQEVKAGEALCVVEAMKMENVLRAERDGKVKSIAAKPGDSLAVDAVIMEFE